The following coding sequences are from one Triticum dicoccoides isolate Atlit2015 ecotype Zavitan chromosome 4A, WEW_v2.0, whole genome shotgun sequence window:
- the LOC119287663 gene encoding beta-glucuronosyltransferase GlcAT14A-like produces MHSPAPAAGAASALPKDSRPLPCLLLVSLLLLLLLHFLSSSSPSTPAPPDAPHRAPLPAGADSAGPAPPALAFLLTGSAGDADRLHRLLLATYHPRNLYLLLLDRAAPASDRVRLAREVRAGPGRAGNVHVVGDPGFANPRGASALAAALHGASLLLRLGQGWDWFVHLDAGDYPLVTPDDLLHVLSYLPRDINFIQHTSYIGWKESRHIRPIVVDPGLYLSSRTDIFYATQKRELPSAYKLFTGSSSVILSREFTEYCIVGTNNLPRTMLMYYTNMPLPHRKYFQTVLCNSPKFNRTVVNHDLHYWASDGTSKNDPRLLTLTDAENMTASSAAFGTRFAKDDPVLDHIDEEILHRLPGEPAPGGWCIGAGDDNPCSVLGSTDVLRPGPAAMKLAKFLAQRLSYPAFYSRQCVWD; encoded by the exons ATGCATTCCCCCGCGCCGGCCGCGGGCGCCGCCTCCGCCCTCCCCAAGGACTCCCGCCCGCTCCcctgcctcctcctcgtctccctcctgctcctcctcctgctccacttcctctcctcctcctccccttctacgCCCGCGCCTCCGGACGCGCCCCACCGCGCCCCGCTCCCGGCCGGCGCCGACTCCGCCGGCCCAGCCCCGCCCGCGCTCGCATTCCTCCTCACCGGCTCCGCGGGCGACGCCGACCGCCTCCACCGCCTGCTCCTCGCCACCTACCATCCCCGCAACCTCTACCTCCTCCTACTCGACCGGGCCGCCCCCGCGTCCGACCGCGTGCGGCTCGCCCGCGAGGTGCGCGCTGGCCCCGGCCGCGCCGGCAACGTCCACGTCGTGGGCGACCCTGGGTTCGCTAACCCGCGCGGTGCTTCCGCGCTCGCCGCCGCGCTGCACGGCGCCTCTCTGCTGCTGCGGCTCGGCCAGGGCTGGGACTGGTTCGTGCACCTCGACGCCGGCGACTACCCGCTCGTCACCCCCGACG ATCTCCTGCATGTCTTATCATATCTACCAAGGGATATAAACTTCATTCAGCATACCAGTTATATTGGTTGGAAGGA GTCAAGACATATAAGACCAATTGTTGTTGATCCTGGTCTATACCTCTCATCAAGGACTGACATTTTTTATGCCACTCAAAAGCGTGAACTACCAAGTGCATACAAATTATTTACCG GTTCTTCATCTGTCATCCTTTCTCGGGAATTTACCGAGTATTGTATCGTCGGAACAAATAATCTACCAAGAACTATGCTAATGTACTACACTAACATGCCCTTGCCACACAGGAAGTATTTCCAGACAGTCCTCTGCAATTCCCCTAAGTTCAACAGGACCGTTGTTAACCATGACCTGCACTACTGGGCATCGGATGGAACGTCCAAAAACGATCCCCGTCTGCTGACCCTAACTGATGCGGAAAACATGACAGCGAGCAGTGCAGCTTTCGGGACTAGATTCGCCAAGGATGACCCTGTGCTCGACCACATCGACGAGGAGATTCTACACCGCCTGCCTGGAGAGCCGGCTCCAGGAGGGTGGTGCATAGGTGCTGGGGACGACAATCCCTGTTCTGTTTTGGGTAGCACGGATGTTCTTAGACCTGGGCCTGCGGCTATGAAACTTGCCAAGTTCCTCGCGCAAAGGCTATCCTATCCAGCTTTTTATTCTCGGCAGTGTGTATGGGACTGA
- the LOC119283955 gene encoding uncharacterized protein LOC119283955 encodes MDRRATFASRSFAAPSIRIKIPDQLPTLFEPQKATPNPRTTRSRTTADYASLSPERRLTVLALQLAVLEKAASRLGTLAFIWATVVLLAGFAITLSPTDFWCITGLLLVEGTRILGRSHELEWQHHQASRTRPASRAAVRAFFWMQLLSASACVSLSLVRLIHQHYGGTEDARSNRAAALNIFYGLALAEALLFLVEKALWEWKVGHRRLLQGVADDCNLAGAYGQVAVRRFFYHSYSRCLNGSILDGLHMCLVSYADDLITAGSHDEQSLGAGILVALAESDRFAEATLRRIGVSAPTIERLIEMLSWKDSSERDVRRSAAVVVSMLTGRKLILLQVIGISCAIESVASLLYADLDELNILGLSILNNLAHDHDNCDKIGKTRGLLDKIISYSNIDHALATTMPGDMRIKAVKQSLRVVKRLASTMGNTGKLLRRELTDIVFTVSNVREVLQRHDKDVQLELHQMAIEILTSLAMDDEAREIIGETGSVISVLVAMFLPAGLATKECQTTDAVRVEAGEALAMLALENKKNCGEIIMALGGGVWRLVDALKDPIVAVGAARIMRNLCSYAGDEWQIPLRGVTAGAAKVLRSITVEKAKVLSIFIGLAAQMLPYMEPGELGARLAAARVVDTVLARTLVQVLRDYSRPSMDVPRIRRYTIELAMAMMRLDARYVALFVELGMESELRCVAGTTSQLECFNVFSGSVGLSRRATSVRSLVTSALELMNKGRN; translated from the coding sequence atggaccgtcgcgctaccttcgctTCCCGGAGCTTCGCCGCCCCGAGCATCCGCATCAAGATCCCCGACCAGCTGCCCACTCTGTTCGAGCCGCAGAAGGCCACGCCGAACCCGCGCACCACCCGCTCCCGCACCACCGCCGATTATGCATCACTGTCGCCGGAGCGCCGTCTCACCGTGCTGGCCCTGCAGCTGGCCGTGCTCGAGAAGGCGGCGAGCCGGCTGGGCACGCTGGCCTTCATCTGGGCTACGGTCGTGCTGCTCGCCGGCTTCGCCATCACCCTGAGCCCAACCGACTTCTGGTGCATCACGGGCCTTCTCCTCGTCGAGGGCACCCGCATCTTGGGACGCAGCCACGAGCTGGAGTGGCAGCACCACCAGGCCAGCCGGACCCGCCCCGCCTCCCGCGCCGCCGTCCGCGCCTTCTTCTGGATGCAGCTGCTCTCCGCGTCGGCGTgcgtctccctctccctcgtccGCCTCATCCACCAGCACTACGGCGGCACCGAGGACGCCCGCTCCAACCGTGCCGCAGCGCTCAACATCTTCTACGGCCTCGCGCTCGCCGAGGCGCTGCTGTTCCTTGTCGAGAAGGCGCTATGGGAGTGGAAGGtgggccaccgccgcctcctccagggcgtcgccgacgactgcaatctcgcCGGTGCCTACGGCCAGGTCGCCGTACGCCGCTTCTTCTACCACTCCTACTCGCGCTGCCTCAACGGCAGCATCTTGGATGGCCTCCACATGTGCCTCGTCTCCTACGCCGACGACCTCATCACTGCGGGCTCGCACGACGAGCAGAGCCTTGGCGCCGGCATCCTCGTCGCGCTCGCCGAGTCCGACCGCTTCGCCGAAGCCACGCTCCGCAGGATCGGCGTCTCCGCGCCCACCATCGAGCGCCTCATCGAGATGCTCAGCTGGAAGGACTCCTCGGAGCGCGATGTCCGGCGCTCGGCGGCCGTCGTCGTGTCCATGCTCACCGGGAGGAAGCTCATCCTGCTACAAGTCATCGGCATCTCCTGTGCCATCGAGTCCGTCGCGTCGCTCCTCTACGCCGACCTCGACGAGCTCAACATCCTCGGTCTCTCCATCCTCAACAATCTGGCGCACGACCACGACAACTGCGACAAGATCGGCAAGACCAGGGGCCTCCTCGACAAGATCATCTCCTACTCCAACATCGACCATGCGCTGGCGACGACGATGCCCGGGGACATGAGGATCAAGGCGGTGAAGCAGTCGCTGCGCGTGGTGAAGAGGCTGGCCAGCACGATGGGGAACACCGGGAAGCTGCTCCGACGGGAGCTCACCGACATTGTTTTCACCGTGAGCAACGTCAGGGAGGTCCTGCAGCGGCACGACAAAGATGTCCAGTTGGAGCTGCACCAGATGGCCATCGAGATACTCACGAGTCTCGCCATGGACGATGAGGCCAGGGAGATCATTGGCGAGACGGGGAGCGTGATCAGCGTGCTAGTCGCCATGTTCTTGCCTGCGGGGCTTGCGACGAAGGAGTGTCAAACGACGGACGCTGTCCGAGTGGAGGCCGGCGAGGCGCTCGCCATGCTGGCTCTCGAGAACAAGAAGAACTGCGGGGAGATCATAATGGCTCtcggcggaggggtctggcggCTTGTCGACGCTCTGAAGGACCCCATCGTCGCAGTCGGCGCCGCAAGGATCATGCGCAACTTGTGCTCCTACGCCGGTGACGAGTGGCAGATCCCGCTGAGAGGGGTCACCGCCGGCGCCGCCAAGGTACTTAGGTCCATCACGGTGGAGAAGGCCAAGGTCCTCAGCATCTTCATCGGGCTGGCGGCGCAGATGCTCCCGTACATGGAGCCCGGGGAACTCGGCGCGAGGCTCGCCGCGGCGAGGGTAGTGGACACGGTGCTGGCAAGGACGCTGGTGCAGGTGCTGCGGGACTACAGCCGCCCGTCCATGGATGTACCCCGGATCCGGCGGTACACCATCGAGCTCGCCATGGCCATGATGCGGTTGGACGCGCGCTACGTGGCCCTGTTCGTGGAGCTCGGGATGGAGAGCGAGCTGAGGTGCGTGGCGGGGACCACCTCGCAGCTGGAGTGCTTCAACGTCTTCTCCGGGAGCGTCGGGCTCAGCCGCCGCGCCACCAGCGTCCGCTCCCTCGTCACGTCGGCGTTGGAGCTGATGAACAAGGGCCGGAATTAA